From the genome of Sinanaerobacter sp. ZZT-01:
CGTTGTAAATGATTCCTATGAAACGACCATACAAACCACCTATACTCTTTATGAACTCGGTATTAGTCATTTGAATTTAATTCCATACGACAAGGAATCGACGGCAAGCGGAAATTACAATGGGATAGAGTACGCTATTACACCTAATGAAGAGAGTCTAGTACCCAAGACAGTTAAGAAAATAGTAAATATAGGGTATCGAGAAATAAGCTTTGATACATTGCTGAAATTAATGAGAAAGCTTGATCTTGAAAATGATGTGGTAAATCGAAATCTGATCAGGCATTTACACACAATCATCGAACCGAATACTGATTATCATGATAATTATTATAACAGTTATTTGAAAGGGAAATTGTTAAACCGTGTAGTGGATAATTCTTTAGCAGTTATCATTATGCTGAATGAAAAGCTGGAAGTGGTATATTTTAATGAGAAAGCGAATGTACTATTTGAGACAAATGTGAATGCTCCCTTTAAATATATTGATGCGGAACTTATACGAGGGGAAGATTTAAAAAATTATCCGTTAGTCCTCGCAGATGAAAACTATATATTTGAAAAAACTACCATAAAGCTCATGGATGAGACCATAGGCTATTTATTAAATTTGCAAAGTGAAAAGATATTACATGATATAGAGATCAATTTAAAAAATTATAACGCGAAGAAGGGACTGATTGCTAAACATACTTTTCAGGATATAATTTTTAAGTCTGATTCCATGGCAGAATGTATTGATGTGGCAAAGCAGGTAGCAAGAACAGATTATACAATATTGATAAGAGGAGAATCTGGGACTGGAAAGGAATTAATGGCCCAGTCCATACACAATTATTCTAATAGGAGTAATGCGCCTTTTGTTGCCGTAAATTGTGCAGCAATACCAGAGACTCTTCTTGAAAGTGAACTGTTTGGCTATGAAGGAGGTTCTTTTACGGGAGCACAAAAAAATGGAAAGCTTGGTTTTTTTGAAAAAGCGCATACGGGAACTTTGTTTTTAGATGAGATAGGAGATATTTCAGCCAATCTTCAAACGAGACTGCTGCGGGCGATTCAGGAAAAGCAGATTATGCGGATAGGCAGTGAAAAGGTAATCGACGTGGATATTAGAATTATAGCAGCAACCAATTCAAAATTAGAAGAAGCGGTGCAAAAGGGAAAATTCCGTGCAGATTTATTTTATCGATTAAACGTGATTCCAGTATTTTTAAAATCCATAAGTCAGAGAAAAGATGATATTTTACCCCTGTTGAAGTTTTTTCTCGGGAAAGCATACAGTAATGTTACTGAGAGCGAGAAAACATTGCTGGTAGAGTACCAATGGCCTGGGAACATCAGACAGCTTCAAAGTGCCAGCCTGTACTATAAAACACTTGGAAAATTCCCTGAGTATTTGTATGAAATAAAAAGCAGAACGACCGCAGATTCTTTCGAACCGGCAGGTTCTGCTAAGGAAAAGAATTCTGTTGATGAAAGAATACCCGTTGACGTAAATGCTGTTTCCCAAAAGGTTTTAACAGAAATCTACAAAGCTACCCAGGCTTATCATGGGATTGGACGCAGTGCAATGATTGGAAAACTGAATATGCAGGGTATTAAAATCAGTGACGGCAAACTGCGGACAATATTGTCTGACCTGGAATCTCAGGGCTTTATATCTATAAAGCGCGGCCGCTGTGGGGCACAGATTACGGAAAAGGGTATCCAATTTATCAAACAGGTGTAAGTTAATCTTTCTTAAGAAATACAATATCATCAATCAGGGGCTCAAAACGGACTCTTAAGCCAATGCTTTTATGTTTCTCATCGCAGATAAAGGTAAGTGGGATGGACAGCGTGAATATATCTTCTTTTACGTTATCCACTCGGAAATTACCGGTCCAATAAGGTGTTGCAGGTAAAAACATATCCCGATATTTCATATATAACTTGTCACCCTTGGATACTATTGTTAAAAAACCATATCCGGGATTATGGTATGTACCTTCATATAAGTGAGCCTTATAGGATGCCATAAGTTGCTGTGACGGCATTTCATTAGGGATGGCATCTGGATAAATGGAATGAAAGATGTCCACGTGGCAATCTTTATAATCTTCTGCCGTAGGCTTCCTGTCATCTCTGAATTTCCAGGTCCAGTCAACCGAAGGAAGATTCAGCAATGAGTCAATGAGAGTATAAAGAATCGTATGCATGATGGCAACGGTGGGTGAATGAAGGTTCATCATAAGGGAGATTCCAATATCATCATCTGGCATGAAGGCTTGGATAGAGGTATATCCTTCGATTTTGCCCGTATGCTTACAAATTAATTTTTCTCTGTATTTACCGGTTTTCCACCCCATAGCATATCCGTCTGAGGGATATAGTTTCGCATCGGGTCCTATATCATCTGAAAAATCTACCTGTGGGGTAATCATGGCTTGGAAGATATTTTCTGGAATCAATTGAGTGCCGTCCGCTGTGCGGCCTTTATTAATCAGGAAAGACAGCCATTTGCACATATCTATTGCGGTACAGTTAACGGAAGCTGCCGGGGCGACTACATCTACATTCCAGACGGGAAGTTTGGTAAGTTTGCCGTCTAATACCTGGTATGGATGAGCAAAATTGTCAGAATCGATCATGGCCTTTGCCTGACAATTGGCCGAGGTCATACCTAATGGATCAAACAAATAATTTTGCATCAAATTGGTCCATGATTGTCCAGTTACGGTTTCTGCAATATAACCGATTACAGCATAGATGATGTTGCTGTATTGCGGCCTGCTTCTGAAGGGGGCGCTGGGCAGAAGATATGGAAAAACTTGGGAGAATTCTTTTAATGTTTTTGGGACGGGCCAAATGGCATCATGGCCGCCAAGTCCTGTTCTGTGGCACAGCATGTCCCGAAGGGTCATGCTGCCAGTCGCTTCTTCATCCATCATTGCAAATCCAGGAATGTAGTTTATGACGGGAATATCATAGTCCAGTTTCCCAGAAGCCACCAACATGGCAATTATTGCAGAGGTCATGGATTTTGAGCAGGAGGCTACACCAAAAAGTGTAGTGTCCATTACCTCCAGTTTGTTTTCCTTGTCTCTCCAGCCAAAGGATTTCGTATAAGGTTCATGGCCTTTTTTTACAATACTCAAAGATAATCCTGGAACATTCCAGAAATCCATTTCCCGTTGAATAAGTAGTTCGTTGACAGTAGTCCTGTTTTTCATATTGATTAGTACCTCCTAATTGATAATAATTAAGATAAAGTAATGCAATTATTATACCAATAAAATGGGACGGCAAAAGAGAAGGTATACATCAGCCATACTCTGTTATTGAATGAAAGGATAAGATAGGAAACTCATCCTCCAATGAGAAATTAAAACATTAGTGTAACACCACATATGATAATATAAATAGTGTTAAATTGGATTTAATAGGATAAAAAAGTTATTTTAGCCTGAAATGCTTGCAGATTCTGCTTTTTTTCAACAATTATTAATTGGCACTGTTTTTGCAATATCTTAATATATAGTCGCAGACTACAAAATATTAAGGAGGAAAAATTATGAATTCAAAAAGTAATTTTGATGCAACAGTCAATGAAGTTGGATTTAAAAAGGAAATCGGTCTCTTTGGCGGTGTAAGCATCATTGGCGGAATCATGATTGGTTCGGGAATTTTTTATTTAGGTTCATATGTATTGGAACGAACTCAAATGAGTATGGGATTGGCCTTGCTATGTTGGATAGTGGGAGGAATCGTGTCCCTGCTTGGAGGTTTGTGCTTTGCCGAATTGGGAGCATCTTGCCCGAAATCCGGTGGAATGGTTATTTATTTAGATGAAGCCTATCACCCAGTTGTGGGTTATATGTTTGGTTTTACAAGCTGGCTTCTTAGTGGTGCAGGATCCATTGCGGCATTAGCCATTGCATTGCCTACCGCATTGAGAGGTTACATCTCATTATCCGATTTTACAATAAAAGGAATCGCTATCGCGTTGATTATTCTATTGACGGCATATAATTCAATGGGAATCAAGCAGGGAACCATATTACAGAATGTCTCAATGGTTGCAAAATTAATTCCTATTATTATCATTATCTTGGGAGCAATTGTGCTAGGTAAGCAAAATCCCGATTTAAGCCTAGTCCCTACCGGCAGCGGAGATGTCAGCTTCAGTGCCATAATCGGTATGATTGCTTTTGCTACAGTAGCTACTTTGTGGGCCTATGAAGGTTGGACGAATCTGAATTCTCTTGCTGAAGAGATGAAAAATCCGGCTAAGAACTTACCAAGAGCATTACTGATTGGTATCGGTGCTATCACCGTGATTTATACTTTATTCAACTTTGCTTTATACAAAGTTCTTCCCCATGGAGAGATTGTGAGTATGATTGAAAGTGGAAATTTATATCTGGGAACAGAAGTAGCAAAGCGTGTTTTCGGTGGCATCGGCGGAGGACTGGTGCTTGTGACCATGATCATTGCCATGTTCAGTGCTCTGAATGGGATGATTATTGCCTTTCCTCGTAATTATTATGCTATGGCAAAAGAGGGACACTTCTTTAAGAGTTATGCAAAATTGCACCCTAAATATAATGTTCCTACCACATCATTAATTTGGCAGGCAGTTATCGCAACGGTATTAGTTCTTTTAAGAAATTTGGATCAGCTGACCTCTCTGGTAGTATTTGCGGGGATGCTGTTCAATGTATTA
Proteins encoded in this window:
- a CDS encoding sigma-54 interaction domain-containing protein, whose protein sequence is MKKIALIYKNRENQEVITYLENALYHIFEAYIEIKSYFISELLPNEQIEADAYLMVYEDMIYQLKNHISNFYKLILLGRSIRKEFLHAMLEIPKDTDVLVVNDSYETTIQTTYTLYELGISHLNLIPYDKESTASGNYNGIEYAITPNEESLVPKTVKKIVNIGYREISFDTLLKLMRKLDLENDVVNRNLIRHLHTIIEPNTDYHDNYYNSYLKGKLLNRVVDNSLAVIIMLNEKLEVVYFNEKANVLFETNVNAPFKYIDAELIRGEDLKNYPLVLADENYIFEKTTIKLMDETIGYLLNLQSEKILHDIEINLKNYNAKKGLIAKHTFQDIIFKSDSMAECIDVAKQVARTDYTILIRGESGTGKELMAQSIHNYSNRSNAPFVAVNCAAIPETLLESELFGYEGGSFTGAQKNGKLGFFEKAHTGTLFLDEIGDISANLQTRLLRAIQEKQIMRIGSEKVIDVDIRIIAATNSKLEEAVQKGKFRADLFYRLNVIPVFLKSISQRKDDILPLLKFFLGKAYSNVTESEKTLLVEYQWPGNIRQLQSASLYYKTLGKFPEYLYEIKSRTTADSFEPAGSAKEKNSVDERIPVDVNAVSQKVLTEIYKATQAYHGIGRSAMIGKLNMQGIKISDGKLRTILSDLESQGFISIKRGRCGAQITEKGIQFIKQV
- a CDS encoding APC family permease, with protein sequence MNSKSNFDATVNEVGFKKEIGLFGGVSIIGGIMIGSGIFYLGSYVLERTQMSMGLALLCWIVGGIVSLLGGLCFAELGASCPKSGGMVIYLDEAYHPVVGYMFGFTSWLLSGAGSIAALAIALPTALRGYISLSDFTIKGIAIALIILLTAYNSMGIKQGTILQNVSMVAKLIPIIIIILGAIVLGKQNPDLSLVPTGSGDVSFSAIIGMIAFATVATLWAYEGWTNLNSLAEEMKNPAKNLPRALLIGIGAITVIYTLFNFALYKVLPHGEIVSMIESGNLYLGTEVAKRVFGGIGGGLVLVTMIIAMFSALNGMIIAFPRNYYAMAKEGHFFKSYAKLHPKYNVPTTSLIWQAVIATVLVLLRNLDQLTSLVVFAGMLFNVLCVVAVIVYRKKFPTLERPYKAWGYPVTVIISIALFAGLMINTLMEDPFTALIGLIVPAMGAVVYFIFDRKLKAEKNRV
- a CDS encoding serine hydrolase produces the protein MKNRTTVNELLIQREMDFWNVPGLSLSIVKKGHEPYTKSFGWRDKENKLEVMDTTLFGVASCSKSMTSAIIAMLVASGKLDYDIPVINYIPGFAMMDEEATGSMTLRDMLCHRTGLGGHDAIWPVPKTLKEFSQVFPYLLPSAPFRSRPQYSNIIYAVIGYIAETVTGQSWTNLMQNYLFDPLGMTSANCQAKAMIDSDNFAHPYQVLDGKLTKLPVWNVDVVAPAASVNCTAIDMCKWLSFLINKGRTADGTQLIPENIFQAMITPQVDFSDDIGPDAKLYPSDGYAMGWKTGKYREKLICKHTGKIEGYTSIQAFMPDDDIGISLMMNLHSPTVAIMHTILYTLIDSLLNLPSVDWTWKFRDDRKPTAEDYKDCHVDIFHSIYPDAIPNEMPSQQLMASYKAHLYEGTYHNPGYGFLTIVSKGDKLYMKYRDMFLPATPYWTGNFRVDNVKEDIFTLSIPLTFICDEKHKSIGLRVRFEPLIDDIVFLKKD